In one window of Desulforhabdus amnigena DNA:
- a CDS encoding molybdopterin biosynthesis protein: MERPKRNIYLKMRTLEDARSIWEERTSGIRSSMAVVSTLDALHRVTARPVIACRSVPHYHGAAMDGIAVKAQSTFGASDVHPLRLQIGKKAFPVDTGDPLPPETDAVIMIEYVEQVGEGEVEIRSSAFPWQHVRKVGEDIVAGELLLPVNHKLRPADLGSLLAAGVLQVTVYAPPKVWIQPTGTELIPATLAHEAAPGQIIEFNGTVLSGLVKECGGEPILRDIIPDEYEHIKKMLQEAVASSAEVVLVNAGSSAGSEDYTAAIIDELGEVLVHGVTMMPGKPTILGFIQGKPVIGIPGYPVSGILAFEQFVNPLLHALQGIPAPSFAHVEAQLGRKTPSKLGLEEFVRVILGRVQGELIAMPLQRGAGVITSLTRADGLLRIPQDLEGVDAGERVRVRLLRPEEQLDHTLIMIGSHDNTLDILANELKKRDSRVHLSSSNVGSLGGLIAIKRGQTHLAGSHLLDTDKGEYNFSYIERYLKGTPLRLVQLANRQQGFVVGAGNPKNIQGIGDLARKDVTFINRQAGSGTRILLDYSLQQAGIASDSVQGYDQEEFTHMAVAVNVLSGRADAGMAIYASAKALGLDFVPVAEERYDLVIPETSWNDPKIQILLEIIVSESFRRMVTDLGGYDVSASGALMGIWDGEKWIRTEHRDER, encoded by the coding sequence GGAAAGACCTAAAAGAAACATCTACTTGAAAATGCGCACCCTTGAAGATGCCAGAAGCATTTGGGAAGAAAGAACGTCGGGCATCCGCTCTTCCATGGCGGTTGTCTCGACACTGGACGCCTTGCACCGGGTCACGGCTCGGCCCGTGATTGCATGCCGGTCGGTTCCCCACTATCACGGGGCAGCCATGGACGGCATTGCGGTGAAAGCTCAGAGCACCTTCGGAGCCAGTGATGTCCATCCGCTTCGCCTTCAAATCGGAAAGAAGGCATTTCCCGTAGATACAGGAGATCCCCTACCACCGGAAACGGATGCAGTGATTATGATCGAGTACGTGGAACAAGTTGGGGAAGGGGAAGTGGAAATTCGTTCCTCCGCATTCCCCTGGCAACACGTTCGAAAAGTGGGTGAAGACATTGTGGCAGGCGAACTGCTGCTCCCGGTGAACCACAAGCTGAGACCGGCAGACCTCGGTTCTCTGCTTGCAGCCGGCGTTCTTCAGGTTACGGTATATGCTCCACCCAAGGTCTGGATTCAGCCCACAGGAACCGAACTCATTCCTGCCACCCTGGCACATGAGGCTGCGCCCGGGCAAATCATCGAGTTTAACGGCACCGTTCTTTCCGGCCTCGTCAAGGAATGTGGTGGCGAACCCATTCTGCGCGACATTATCCCGGATGAGTACGAGCACATCAAGAAGATGCTTCAGGAGGCTGTGGCCTCCTCCGCAGAGGTTGTCCTCGTCAATGCCGGTTCCTCGGCGGGGTCGGAAGATTACACGGCGGCTATCATCGACGAACTGGGAGAAGTCCTGGTGCATGGCGTCACGATGATGCCGGGGAAGCCGACCATCCTGGGATTTATTCAGGGAAAGCCGGTGATTGGAATTCCGGGATACCCCGTTTCAGGAATTCTGGCATTCGAACAGTTTGTCAACCCACTCCTCCATGCGCTGCAGGGCATTCCCGCTCCTTCCTTTGCCCATGTGGAAGCCCAACTGGGAAGAAAGACACCTTCCAAATTGGGCTTGGAGGAATTTGTGCGTGTCATTCTGGGAAGAGTTCAAGGAGAGCTCATCGCCATGCCGCTTCAAAGGGGGGCGGGAGTGATCACATCTCTCACCCGTGCAGACGGATTGTTGCGCATTCCTCAGGATCTGGAAGGAGTGGATGCGGGTGAGAGAGTCCGAGTGCGGCTCCTTCGTCCTGAAGAGCAGCTGGATCATACCCTCATCATGATCGGAAGCCACGACAATACTCTTGATATACTTGCCAATGAATTGAAAAAGCGCGACAGCCGAGTTCACCTTTCATCCAGCAACGTGGGAAGTCTCGGGGGGCTTATAGCCATCAAGCGGGGACAAACACATCTGGCTGGATCTCATCTTCTCGACACGGATAAGGGCGAATATAATTTTTCCTATATCGAACGCTATCTGAAAGGGACCCCTTTGAGGCTCGTACAACTGGCTAACCGACAGCAGGGATTCGTGGTGGGCGCCGGCAACCCGAAAAACATTCAAGGTATCGGAGACCTCGCCCGGAAAGATGTGACATTCATCAACCGTCAGGCTGGTTCGGGTACACGTATTCTTCTGGATTATTCATTGCAGCAGGCGGGGATCGCTTCGGATTCCGTCCAGGGATATGACCAGGAGGAATTCACTCATATGGCCGTGGCCGTTAATGTTCTAAGCGGTCGGGCCGACGCTGGCATGGCCATCTATGCCTCTGCAAAGGCTCTGGGGCTTGACTTCGTTCCCGTAGCCGAAGAGCGTTATGACCTGGTGATTCCTGAAACGAGCTGGAATGACCCTAAAATACAAATTCTCCTTGAAATCATTGTCTCAGAGTCCTTCCGCCGGATGGTTACCGATCTCGGTGGTTACGACGTCAGCGCTTCAGGCGCTCTTATGGGAATTTGGGATGGTGAGAAATGGATTCGGACAGAACACAGGGATGAGCGATAG
- a CDS encoding sensor histidine kinase: MKVQEWFKSFHLLDFPEEGESPVRYRLLRRNMMILMIVITIVPLLFMAIMNYHQYQSTLKDEIVNPLRVLVNKTKHSFELFLAQRLSTVSFIASAYPLEELADENALNRIFRVMRQEFGGFVDLGLIDDKGVQVSYVGPYDLKGKNYEEQSWFHEVRIRGTYISDVFMGYRKFPHIVMAVQRRTDGGSAWILRATIDTEKFNDLIASMQLDPSSDAFLLNKSGVFQTPSKRYGGVLDQFPLVLPPFSSEANVVEEKDPQGREVLIAYTYFLHSPYILAVVKPRGEVLKAWYTLKTELFFLFLFSVVVIFLVVLKLTDVMVRRMRESDEKREAAFREMEHTHKLSSIGRLAAGVAHEINNPLAIINEKAGLMTDLLEYSEDFPEKEKFKALAEVILQSINRCRSITHRLLGFARRMEVQIEVLDLNEVVKETFTFLEKEALYRNLDVRLQLADNLPRIASDRGQLQQVFLNLLNNSFAAVEDGGIITVTTYEKDMDTEAVSIQDNGCGMSEETIKHIFEPFFTTKKGTGTGLGLPITYGIIKKLGGDIEVQSKEGKGTTMTVYLPKKPRNGSGV; encoded by the coding sequence ATGAAGGTCCAGGAGTGGTTCAAGAGTTTTCATCTTTTGGATTTTCCTGAAGAAGGAGAATCCCCCGTACGCTACCGATTGCTCCGCCGTAATATGATGATCTTGATGATCGTCATCACGATCGTTCCCCTCCTTTTTATGGCGATTATGAACTATCACCAGTATCAGTCCACTCTCAAAGACGAGATCGTCAATCCTTTGAGGGTTCTCGTGAACAAAACGAAACACTCTTTTGAGTTGTTTCTCGCTCAGCGGCTCTCCACGGTGAGTTTCATCGCTTCTGCCTATCCTCTTGAAGAATTGGCGGATGAAAACGCTTTGAACCGTATCTTCAGGGTAATGCGGCAGGAGTTCGGAGGGTTCGTCGACCTGGGCCTCATCGATGACAAGGGGGTCCAGGTCAGCTATGTGGGGCCCTACGACCTCAAGGGGAAGAATTACGAAGAACAGAGCTGGTTTCATGAAGTGAGGATTCGGGGGACCTACATCAGTGATGTTTTTATGGGATACCGAAAATTCCCTCACATTGTTATGGCGGTGCAGCGCCGGACGGACGGTGGGAGCGCCTGGATACTGAGGGCCACTATCGATACTGAAAAATTCAACGACCTCATTGCCTCCATGCAGCTGGATCCCAGTAGCGATGCGTTTTTGCTCAACAAGAGCGGTGTTTTTCAAACCCCGTCCAAGCGGTATGGGGGGGTCCTGGACCAGTTTCCGCTCGTTCTTCCCCCTTTCAGCAGTGAAGCCAATGTTGTGGAAGAAAAGGACCCGCAGGGTCGGGAAGTCTTGATAGCCTATACCTATTTTCTCCACTCCCCCTATATCCTGGCTGTTGTAAAGCCCCGGGGAGAAGTGTTGAAGGCCTGGTATACGCTCAAGACAGAACTCTTTTTTCTGTTTCTCTTCAGCGTGGTCGTCATTTTCCTTGTAGTTTTAAAGCTTACGGATGTCATGGTGCGGCGCATGCGGGAAAGTGACGAAAAGCGGGAAGCCGCATTCAGAGAAATGGAGCACACGCATAAGCTTTCCTCTATAGGGAGGCTCGCTGCGGGAGTGGCTCACGAAATCAACAACCCACTGGCCATCATCAACGAAAAGGCGGGCCTGATGACTGACCTGCTCGAATACAGCGAGGATTTCCCGGAGAAGGAAAAGTTCAAGGCGCTGGCCGAGGTGATCCTTCAATCGATCAATCGGTGTCGTTCCATTACGCATCGCCTTCTGGGATTTGCCCGCCGTATGGAAGTCCAAATCGAAGTGTTGGATCTCAACGAAGTAGTGAAAGAGACTTTTACTTTTCTTGAAAAGGAAGCCCTGTACCGGAACCTGGATGTCCGTCTTCAGCTGGCGGATAATCTTCCTAGAATCGCGTCCGACCGTGGTCAGTTGCAACAGGTCTTTCTCAATCTGCTGAACAACTCCTTTGCTGCAGTGGAAGACGGTGGGATCATTACGGTCACCACTTACGAAAAGGACATGGATACTGAAGCGGTCTCCATTCAGGACAATGGTTGCGGGATGTCCGAAGAAACCATCAAGCACATTTTTGAGCCATTCTTTACGACGAAGAAGGGGACTGGAACGGGCCTGGGGCTCCCCATCACCTATGGCATCATCAAAAAGCTTGGTGGCGACATCGAGGTTCAGAGCAAAGAGGGCAAGGGAACGACCATGACGGTCTATTTGCCCAAGAAACCACGGAATGGATCTGGAGTTTAG
- a CDS encoding NifB/NifX family molybdenum-iron cluster-binding protein, producing the protein MVKRVLISLYGNDVAPRFDLATEVLIAAVGEDGKVVEEKILVLPQASAEKLCHMVLTEDVQAVICGAIEEEYHQYLTWKRVQVFDSVIGSAEAVLNRFRRGMLKPGDILFEREVKGDR; encoded by the coding sequence ATGGTAAAGAGAGTATTAATATCACTTTACGGGAATGATGTCGCTCCCAGGTTCGATCTGGCGACGGAAGTGTTGATCGCCGCAGTGGGAGAAGACGGAAAAGTGGTGGAGGAAAAGATTCTCGTTCTTCCCCAGGCTTCGGCGGAAAAGCTCTGCCACATGGTCCTCACGGAAGATGTCCAGGCGGTGATTTGCGGGGCTATTGAAGAAGAATATCACCAATACCTCACCTGGAAGCGCGTCCAGGTGTTTGATTCCGTCATAGGTTCTGCAGAAGCGGTGTTGAACCGGTTTCGGCGGGGAATGCTGAAACCGGGAGACATCCTTTTTGAACGGGAGGTGAAGGGAGACAGATGA
- a CDS encoding response regulator, translated as MPVITLFSGSYCQEADVIRKVVEMSGYTLVDEPSLIAEAGKQFQMDESKLIKALRGKTSVFNKFTHEKERALACLKMTLASLLKQDNLLISGFPALMVPPDISHVLKVCIIADLKYRAGIAAQVEGLSEKDAVKRVHKEDESSVLWVDYLFGRKDPWDPELYDMLIPMDKNSVDEAAALIFTNVKKDVLRVTEASRKAVEDFILAAQVDMKLAKEGHNVSVSAKDGLVTLVINKHVLMLSSLEEDLKRIVQTVPGVKDIETKVGAGYYQTDIYRKFDFEVPLPSKVLLVDDEREFVQTLSERLEMRDLGTAVVYGGEEALSVVAEEEPEVMVLDLKMPGVDGLEVLQRVKSEHPNVEVIVLTGHGSSEIEKKCMEMGACAYLEKPVDIDTLTRTMKEAYAKIKARKKDE; from the coding sequence ATGCCTGTAATCACACTTTTTAGCGGTTCCTATTGTCAGGAAGCGGATGTCATCCGGAAAGTCGTTGAAATGTCCGGGTACACTTTGGTGGATGAACCTTCTTTGATTGCTGAAGCCGGCAAACAGTTTCAAATGGATGAGAGCAAGCTGATCAAGGCGCTGAGGGGAAAAACATCTGTTTTCAATAAATTCACTCATGAAAAAGAACGTGCGCTTGCCTGTCTGAAAATGACGCTTGCCAGCCTGCTCAAGCAGGACAACCTGCTCATCTCCGGTTTTCCGGCTCTGATGGTCCCCCCCGACATTTCTCACGTTTTGAAGGTTTGCATCATCGCGGACCTGAAATACCGTGCCGGAATCGCTGCCCAAGTCGAAGGGCTTTCGGAGAAGGATGCCGTCAAGAGGGTCCACAAAGAAGACGAAAGCAGTGTGCTCTGGGTGGACTACCTGTTCGGTCGAAAAGACCCCTGGGACCCGGAACTCTATGATATGCTCATTCCCATGGACAAGAACAGTGTGGATGAAGCGGCCGCTCTGATTTTTACCAATGTGAAAAAAGACGTGCTGAGGGTGACGGAAGCGTCCCGCAAGGCTGTGGAAGATTTCATCCTCGCTGCTCAGGTGGACATGAAGCTGGCCAAAGAGGGTCACAATGTTTCTGTTTCGGCAAAAGACGGCTTGGTCACCCTGGTCATCAACAAACACGTACTGATGCTCTCTTCTCTGGAAGAGGATCTGAAAAGGATTGTTCAGACGGTGCCGGGAGTGAAGGACATTGAAACGAAAGTGGGCGCCGGATATTATCAGACGGATATCTATCGCAAATTCGACTTTGAGGTGCCTTTGCCCAGCAAGGTGCTGCTCGTGGATGATGAACGCGAATTCGTGCAGACCCTATCTGAAAGGCTCGAAATGCGTGATCTGGGCACTGCTGTAGTTTATGGCGGTGAAGAAGCCCTCAGCGTGGTGGCCGAAGAAGAACCGGAAGTCATGGTTCTCGACCTCAAGATGCCCGGCGTGGATGGATTGGAAGTTTTGCAAAGGGTGAAGTCGGAACATCCCAACGTGGAAGTCATCGTCTTGACCGGTCATGGTTCCAGCGAGATCGAAAAGAAGTGTATGGAGATGGGGGCCTGTGCTTACCTGGAAAAACCGGTGGATATTGACACCCTCACCAGGACAATGAAAGAAGCGTATGCCAAGATCAAAGCGAGAAAGAAAGACGAATGA
- a CDS encoding SulP family inorganic anion transporter, which yields MIRRILPFVDWIKDVNLMTLRVDFLAGLTVALILIPQSMAYAQLAGMPVHYGLYASLLPPLLAALFGSSRQLATGPVAIVSLMTSAALGPMATAGSDAFIGYAILLALIVGLFQLSLGVLRLGLVVNFLSHPVVNGFTNAGAIIIATSQLSKMFNVSVDSAEHHYETVYKVILAALNYTHWPTLGLGVLAFVIMYGLRRIDKRIPYVLAAVVVTTIISWATGYERNVKAPVSAIVSGDVQRLIHDFNAAVNENNRLAAERTNLTPRITEAEETHGVHSPEFLNLQHEANLMTARMDQLKEEASTIREKLRACLFTGVEGPDGNRVYYLKKDLPADMKSDGRIWRIKVGNKPLDENALSMMGGGSVVGSIPAGLPALTVPKVDIKIALHLLPIAAIISLLGFMEAISIAKAMAAKTGQRLDPNQELIGQGIANILGAFGKSFPVSGSFSRSAVNIQAGAVTGLSSVFTSITVGVVLLFFTPLLYHLPQSVLAAVIMMAVMGLINVSGFIHAWKAQWYDGVFSVITFVATLITAPHLDKGIIIGVLLSLGMFLYKSMRPKVTTLSMYPDRSFRSAKDFGLKECKHIAMIRFDGPLFYANAGYLEDQISDLMLNKEDLRHILIVSNGINDLDASGEEMLSLIVDRVRSAGYDISFSGINEKVLAVMRRTHLYEKIREENIFPTMVQAVEVIHGRAHTQCHEEECPLMSVCFLK from the coding sequence ATGATTCGGCGAATATTACCGTTTGTTGACTGGATTAAGGACGTGAACCTCATGACGCTCAGAGTGGACTTTCTGGCCGGCCTGACCGTTGCCTTGATCCTGATTCCTCAATCCATGGCATATGCACAGCTTGCGGGAATGCCTGTTCATTACGGGCTTTATGCATCTTTGCTTCCACCCCTTTTGGCGGCTCTGTTTGGTTCCAGCCGTCAACTGGCCACGGGTCCCGTGGCGATCGTTTCTCTCATGACCTCGGCGGCCCTGGGTCCCATGGCGACAGCGGGAAGTGACGCCTTCATAGGGTATGCGATCCTGCTTGCCCTGATAGTGGGTCTGTTTCAGCTCTCTTTGGGGGTTTTGCGCTTAGGCCTCGTGGTCAATTTTCTTTCCCACCCTGTTGTGAACGGTTTTACCAATGCTGGTGCCATCATTATCGCCACATCGCAGTTGTCCAAGATGTTCAATGTTTCCGTCGACAGCGCGGAACATCATTACGAAACCGTATACAAGGTCATCCTCGCAGCGCTCAACTATACGCACTGGCCCACATTGGGACTAGGGGTCTTGGCCTTCGTGATCATGTATGGCCTGAGGCGCATCGACAAGAGGATCCCGTATGTGCTCGCAGCCGTAGTGGTGACAACGATCATTTCGTGGGCTACGGGGTATGAGCGCAACGTGAAGGCCCCTGTCAGCGCCATCGTTTCCGGGGACGTTCAACGATTGATCCACGATTTCAACGCAGCCGTGAATGAAAACAACAGGCTCGCCGCTGAAAGGACCAACCTCACTCCCAGGATTACGGAAGCTGAGGAAACCCATGGTGTTCATTCGCCTGAGTTCCTGAATCTGCAACACGAAGCCAATTTGATGACCGCCAGGATGGATCAGCTCAAAGAGGAAGCCAGCACCATCAGGGAAAAGCTGCGTGCATGCCTCTTTACAGGAGTTGAAGGGCCCGATGGCAACCGCGTCTATTATTTAAAGAAAGATCTACCGGCGGACATGAAAAGTGACGGGCGCATTTGGAGAATCAAGGTAGGCAACAAGCCGCTGGATGAAAACGCCTTGTCCATGATGGGTGGGGGAAGCGTTGTCGGAAGCATTCCTGCAGGCCTTCCCGCTCTCACGGTTCCAAAAGTAGACATAAAGATCGCTCTTCATCTCCTTCCCATCGCAGCCATCATCTCCTTGCTGGGATTCATGGAAGCCATCTCCATCGCCAAGGCCATGGCCGCCAAAACAGGGCAGCGCCTCGATCCCAATCAGGAACTCATCGGACAGGGGATTGCCAATATCCTGGGAGCCTTCGGGAAGAGCTTTCCCGTTTCCGGGTCTTTTTCCCGTTCAGCGGTGAACATTCAAGCTGGGGCCGTCACGGGACTTTCCAGCGTTTTCACCAGCATCACGGTAGGGGTCGTGCTCCTCTTCTTTACCCCCCTTCTCTACCATTTGCCCCAGTCCGTTTTGGCCGCCGTCATCATGATGGCGGTCATGGGATTGATCAACGTCAGCGGTTTCATTCATGCCTGGAAGGCCCAGTGGTACGATGGGGTTTTTTCGGTCATCACATTTGTGGCCACCCTCATTACGGCTCCCCATCTGGACAAGGGCATCATCATCGGTGTGTTGCTCTCGCTTGGAATGTTCCTTTACAAGAGCATGCGGCCCAAAGTCACGACGCTCTCCATGTATCCCGACCGTTCCTTCCGGAGCGCGAAGGACTTTGGTCTCAAGGAATGTAAACACATCGCCATGATTCGTTTTGACGGGCCTCTCTTCTATGCCAACGCGGGGTATCTGGAAGATCAGATTTCCGACCTGATGCTGAACAAAGAGGATCTCAGACACATTTTGATCGTGTCCAATGGAATCAATGACCTGGATGCCTCCGGTGAAGAAATGCTCTCTCTCATTGTGGACCGCGTCCGAAGCGCTGGGTATGACATATCCTTCTCGGGTATCAATGAAAAAGTCCTTGCAGTAATGAGACGTACCCATTTATATGAAAAAATCCGTGAGGAAAACATATTCCCCACCATGGTGCAGGCGGTCGAGGTGATTCATGGGAGAGCGCATACGCAGTGCCATGAAGAGGAATGTCCGCTGATGTCGGTTTGTTTTCTTAAATAG
- a CDS encoding radical SAM protein, which translates to MSDRKIERPAYIELFESGVLAERSRILDDAMACCNICPRQCGVNRKAGKTGFCGVGPEARIAAMSIHPWEEPPISGTNGSGTIFFSGCTLKCLFCQNFPISQMGVGRSMSPEDLAVGMMKLQKKGAHNINLVTPTHQTPVFLKALLLAIPMGLHIPIVYNCSGYERVETLRLLEGVVDIYLPDIKYADSKVAQTLSGAADYVEFNRTALREMWRQVGLLQMDEKGLARKGMMVRHLVLPEDLSGTFENLSFLMHAMGPEVWVSLMCQYFPAHKAFQVSPLDRKITLEEYEKAFDHLMELGMLNGFVQRHSEEEEVFC; encoded by the coding sequence ATGAGCGATAGAAAAATAGAGCGACCGGCTTATATCGAACTTTTCGAATCGGGAGTGCTTGCAGAGCGCTCTCGCATTCTGGATGACGCAATGGCCTGCTGCAATATTTGCCCAAGGCAATGCGGTGTCAATCGTAAGGCGGGGAAAACAGGTTTTTGTGGAGTGGGTCCAGAAGCCAGGATAGCTGCCATGAGCATCCATCCCTGGGAAGAACCCCCCATTTCGGGAACGAACGGATCCGGAACGATCTTTTTCTCCGGATGTACGCTCAAGTGCCTTTTCTGTCAGAATTTTCCCATCAGTCAGATGGGGGTCGGGCGCAGCATGAGCCCCGAAGATCTTGCGGTTGGAATGATGAAGCTTCAGAAAAAGGGGGCGCACAATATCAATCTCGTGACCCCTACGCACCAGACGCCGGTTTTTTTAAAGGCTCTCCTTCTGGCTATACCCATGGGGTTGCACATTCCCATCGTCTACAACTGCAGCGGTTATGAACGGGTGGAAACCCTGCGTCTCCTGGAGGGGGTGGTGGATATTTATCTCCCCGATATCAAATATGCCGATTCCAAAGTGGCGCAGACCCTTTCGGGAGCGGCGGACTATGTGGAATTCAACCGGACGGCCCTGCGTGAAATGTGGCGCCAGGTGGGACTTCTCCAGATGGATGAGAAGGGGCTTGCGCGCAAAGGCATGATGGTTCGCCATCTTGTTTTGCCGGAAGACCTGTCGGGAACTTTCGAGAATCTGTCCTTCCTGATGCATGCCATGGGGCCTGAAGTCTGGGTCAGCCTCATGTGCCAGTATTTCCCGGCGCACAAGGCTTTTCAGGTTTCACCTTTGGACCGAAAAATCACTCTGGAAGAATATGAAAAGGCCTTCGATCACTTGATGGAACTGGGAATGCTGAATGGCTTCGTTCAGCGGCATTCCGAAGAGGAGGAGGTCTTTTGTTGA
- a CDS encoding sigma-54 interaction domain-containing protein has product MTVSEAARILGLFEHTVSFPFILDEIPLGIAVLDAERRIVLLNRTLEGLTGFVRREAHGIPCAYILRNNICLENCPFLNIQESSEPISLEGNIINRDRQKIPVRITFAPIRDSVGKIVGFLEAVEDIRALRAKEGNIGKAYSFGHLIGRSPQMERIFQVLPVIAQSDSSVLITGETGTGKDFVAEAIHQASPRARDAFIKVNCGALPETLLESELFGHQKGAFTGAVENKPGRFRLAHNGTLYLTEIGDLPLSLQVKILTFLDDKVVYPLGSTKGFQVNVRIIAATHRNLEKMVREGRFREDLLFRLNVVRLQLPPLRERGDDVRLLLDHFLHAYVSQFKKPVQGFSSKALKILIDYRYPGNVRELKNIVEYSLNICQEDRIQPKHLPAYLTEPGVAHEMRSEETVPPAFAVPVQGNEETSCDWAAMERKLILDALVQAKGRRSKAAELLGWGRSTLWRKMKQYGMDS; this is encoded by the coding sequence ATGACCGTCTCCGAAGCAGCGAGAATTCTGGGTCTCTTCGAACACACCGTTTCTTTCCCCTTTATACTGGATGAAATTCCACTCGGTATCGCCGTGCTCGATGCCGAACGCCGCATTGTTTTGCTCAACAGAACGCTGGAGGGATTGACGGGGTTTGTGCGCCGGGAAGCGCACGGCATTCCCTGTGCTTATATCCTTCGCAATAATATCTGTCTTGAAAATTGCCCTTTCCTCAATATCCAGGAATCGTCCGAGCCCATTTCCCTGGAAGGAAACATCATCAACCGGGATCGCCAGAAAATTCCCGTGAGGATCACTTTCGCCCCTATCCGCGATTCGGTGGGTAAAATTGTCGGCTTTCTGGAAGCGGTGGAAGATATTCGGGCTCTTCGAGCCAAAGAGGGAAATATCGGGAAGGCCTACAGCTTCGGACACCTGATCGGGCGCAGCCCTCAAATGGAGAGGATCTTTCAGGTTCTTCCCGTCATCGCTCAATCCGATTCGTCCGTATTGATCACAGGAGAAACCGGCACAGGAAAAGACTTCGTGGCTGAAGCCATTCATCAGGCATCCCCCCGAGCCCGCGATGCTTTCATTAAGGTCAATTGCGGAGCCCTGCCGGAAACCCTCCTGGAGTCGGAACTTTTCGGTCATCAGAAAGGGGCTTTCACGGGGGCTGTCGAAAACAAACCGGGGCGATTTCGGTTGGCGCACAACGGCACGCTTTATCTCACCGAAATTGGTGATCTTCCCCTCTCCCTGCAGGTGAAGATTCTCACCTTTCTCGATGACAAGGTTGTGTATCCTCTGGGGAGCACCAAGGGCTTCCAGGTCAATGTTCGAATTATCGCCGCAACACACCGGAATCTCGAAAAAATGGTACGTGAGGGGCGGTTTCGTGAAGACCTTTTGTTCCGATTGAACGTGGTTCGTCTGCAACTGCCGCCGCTGCGGGAGAGAGGCGACGACGTTCGCCTCCTCCTGGATCATTTTCTGCATGCGTATGTCTCGCAGTTCAAGAAACCGGTTCAAGGCTTTTCATCCAAGGCGCTCAAAATCCTGATCGATTACAGGTATCCGGGGAACGTGAGGGAACTTAAGAATATCGTGGAGTATTCCCTGAATATCTGCCAGGAAGATCGCATTCAGCCCAAGCATCTTCCCGCCTATCTTACCGAACCTGGAGTGGCTCACGAGATGAGGAGCGAGGAGACAGTGCCTCCCGCCTTTGCGGTACCTGTTCAAGGCAATGAGGAGACGAGTTGCGACTGGGCAGCCATGGAAAGAAAACTGATTTTGGATGCTCTCGTGCAGGCTAAAGGACGAAGAAGCAAGGCTGCGGAGCTCCTTGGATGGGGAAGAAGCACCTTGTGGAGAAAAATGAAACAATATGGGATGGATTCTTAA
- a CDS encoding response regulator: MPRPVEVRLLIIEADDLFRRNISERLRLENYEIFEANGETEAKNIIRRTDVDVVLLGLASIKKRGLALLKEIKELRPLTEVILMTPSEGLSLTLSIEGMKLGAFDDLLVPFDMETLLERVEEAFRQKKRKSGRRRSSTEVAEEERSNEDLSGKAKI; the protein is encoded by the coding sequence TTGCCTCGACCCGTGGAAGTAAGGTTGCTGATCATTGAAGCGGATGACTTGTTTCGCCGGAATATCTCCGAGCGACTGCGCCTCGAAAATTATGAGATCTTCGAGGCGAACGGAGAAACCGAGGCAAAGAACATTATTCGAAGAACCGACGTGGATGTCGTCTTGCTGGGGTTGGCTTCCATCAAAAAGCGGGGTTTGGCCCTGCTGAAAGAAATCAAAGAATTGAGGCCACTGACTGAGGTCATTCTCATGACCCCTTCTGAAGGTCTCTCCCTCACACTTTCCATCGAAGGGATGAAGTTGGGCGCTTTTGACGATCTTCTGGTGCCCTTCGATATGGAAACTCTGCTGGAACGCGTGGAAGAAGCATTCAGGCAGAAAAAGAGGAAAAGCGGTCGGCGAAGATCAAGTACCGAAGTTGCCGAAGAAGAGCGAAGCAATGAAGATCTTTCGGGGAAAGCCAAGATTTGA
- a CDS encoding response regulator, translating to MSKWKVLLVDDEVEFVTTLSERLNLRGVHAQTAFDGEEALRCLEEDPPQVVVLDMMMPGLGGLEVLQRIRKEYPQIPVILLTGHSSTRDGMEGMRLGAFDYLMKPLNIGELIEKIGKALESVGGK from the coding sequence ATGAGCAAATGGAAAGTGCTGCTGGTTGACGATGAGGTGGAGTTTGTCACGACCCTTTCCGAAAGACTGAATCTGCGGGGAGTTCATGCCCAAACGGCATTCGACGGCGAGGAGGCGTTGCGGTGCCTTGAGGAGGATCCTCCGCAGGTGGTGGTGCTCGACATGATGATGCCGGGTTTAGGAGGATTGGAGGTCCTTCAAAGGATCCGAAAAGAATATCCGCAGATTCCGGTGATTCTGCTTACGGGGCACAGTTCCACCAGGGATGGAATGGAAGGGATGCGGCTGGGGGCCTTCGATTATTTGATGAAGCCCCTGAACATTGGCGAACTCATAGAGAAAATAGGCAAGGCGTTGGAATCGGTGGGTGGGAAATGA